Proteins from one Sarcophilus harrisii chromosome 2, mSarHar1.11, whole genome shotgun sequence genomic window:
- the SLC7A6OS gene encoding probable RNA polymerase II nuclear localization protein SLC7A6OS — MEAKAAPAVLRVRRKRGADPAEALVLSCKRLRSGASEEGAVAPEAGPVEENVFKLAATVSSQDEPVQKYVREAITREKATRALTPSLESHQRIRQELLAAKQMSRQDDRYRLVSRHRAPCVQVGATLLAGEAAKGMEQDGLTPEAAKPAAPKGSNMAGVLASSVEEFQLFDIIQEDLAEKETLSIPASEKSDPDVILCNSVKMIRERLSISKDGKGTEHREKDDDYVYDIYYMETLTSGWIESILSVQPYSQEWELVADDHQAEEIDDDDEDENSENHWRNEYPDEEEGSSDRASTRGSDEEYGSFSDEESSVIRPKKWNKYPYDVLKEFEYDSSQDLDSD, encoded by the exons ATGGAGGCCAAGGCGGCGCCTGCGGTGCTGCGAGTGAGGCGGAAGCGCGGCGCGGATCCCGCCGAGGCGCTCGTCCTCTCGTGTAAACGGCTGCGGAGCGGGGCCTCCGAAGAGGGGGCGGTGGCCCCGGAAGCGGGGCCCGTGGAGGAGAACGTCTTCAAACTGGCGGCCACCGTGTCCTCCCAG GACGAGCCTGTTCAGAAGTATGTCCGAGAGGCCATCACCCGAGAGAAAGCCACCAGAGCCCTGACTCCTTCACTGGAAAGTCACCAGAGAATCCGCCAGGAGCTCCTCGCGGCAAAGCAGATGAGCCGGCAGGACGACCGCTACCGCCTGGTCTCCAGGCACCGGGCCCCCTGTGTGCAGGTAGGGGCCACCCTGCTGGCCGGGGAAGCTGCCAAGGGGATGGAACAGGACGGGCTGACCCCCGAGGCCGCCAAACCAGCGGCCCCAAAAGGAAGCAACATGGCGGGCGTCCTGGCCTCCTCTGTGGAAGAATTCCAGCTTTTTGACATCATTCAAGAGGACCTCGCTGAGAAAGAGACTCTCTCTATTCCCGCCTCCGAG AAATCTGATCCAGATGTGATACTTTGTAATTCAGTAAAGATGATTCGTGAGCGGCTATCAATTTCCAAGGATGGGAAAGGAACTGAGCACCGAGAGAAGGACGATGATTATGTCTATGACATTTACTATATGGAGACACTTACCTCAGGATGGATTGAAAGCATCCTCTCTGTGCAACCATACAGTCAGGAGTGGGAGCTG GTAGCTGATGATCATCAAGCAGAGGAGATTGacgatgatgatgaagatgagaaCAGTGAGAATCACTGGCGTAATGAGTACCCCGACGAAGAAGAAGGAAGCAGTGACAGAGCGAGCACCAGAG gATCTGATGAAGAATATGGCAGCTTTAGTGACGAGGAAAGTAGTGTCATCAGACCCAAGAAGTGGAACAAATATCCCTATGATGTGCTGAAAGAGTTTGAGTATGACAGCTCTCAGGACTTGGATTCAGATTGA